A part of Bacillus rossius redtenbacheri isolate Brsri chromosome 1, Brsri_v3, whole genome shotgun sequence genomic DNA contains:
- the LOC134528375 gene encoding pro-resilin-like, with product MKLYVAILCAVASIALARPEPPVNQYLPSAGNYATTREDSFAPPPAALSSTYGAPASAYSSPSTTYGAPASAYSSPSSTYGAPASTYSSPSSTYGAPASAYSSPSSTYGAPASAYSSPSSTYGAPAAASRSTSSFSRGSSKSFSRAGGLSRSYGAPAVARTNAIFGSALASTYGAPAAQYAAPSPVYGVPGYARYNPAEDDLSEPANYQFSYRVQDAESGSEFGHLESRQGDAAWGSYNVLLPDGRKQIVEYEADQAGFRPMIRYEEPLAGYGRGAGGPY from the exons ATGAAG TTGTACGTCGCTATCTTGTGTGCCGTGGCTTCCATTGCCTTGGCCCGACCCGAGCCCCCGGTCAACCAGTACTTGCCGTCTGCGGGCAACTACGCCACCACCAGGGAGGACTCCTTCGCCCCGCCCCCAGCTGCGCTGTCCTCCACCTACGGCGCCCCTGCTAGCGCGTACTCCTCCCCTTCCACCACGTACGGCGCCCCTGCTAGCGCGTACTCCTCTCCTTCCTCCACCTACGGCGCCCCTGCTAGCACGTACTCCTCCCCTTCCTCCACCTACGGAGCTCCTGCTAGCGCGTACTCCTCTCCTTCCTCCACCTACGGCGCCCCTGCTAGCGCGTACTCCTCCCCTTCCTCCACCTACGGAGCTCCTGCCGCGGCCTCCAGGTCGACTTCCAGCTTCTCCAGAGGTTCCAGCAAGTCTTTCTCCCGGGCTGGAGGTCTCTCGCGCTCCTATGGTGCCCCAGCTGTCGCCAGAACCAATGCCATCTTCGGCAGTGCTCTAGCGTCCACGTACGGCGCTCCTGCTGCCCAGTATGCGGCGCCCTCGCCCGTGTACGGAGTCCCTGGATACGCTAGATACAACCCTGCTGAAGACGATCTGTCG GAGCCGGCCAACTACCAGTTCTCGTACCGAGTGCAGGACGCCGAGTCGGGCAGCGAGTTCGGCCACCTGGAGAGCAGGCAGGGGGACGCCGCCTGGGGCTCGTACAACGTGCTGCTGCCCGACGGCCGCAAGCAGATCGTGGAGTACGAGGCCGACCAGGCGGGCTTCCGCCCCATGATCCGCTACGAGGAGCCCCTGGCCGGCTACGGCCGGGGGGCGGGCGGTCCCTACTAG